In Physeter macrocephalus isolate SW-GA unplaced genomic scaffold, ASM283717v5 random_554, whole genome shotgun sequence, the genomic window TTTCCTGAAGGTGGGCGGAACAGAGACACCGccctgcggggggggggggtcacgcGAGACCCCGGGGACGGGGCTGAGAGAGCTTCCACGCCAGACCCGAGGGGCGGCCGGGCAGGACGTGGCCGTGGCCAGACTGAGCCCTGAGAAGGGGCACTCGGGTGCCCGGGTCGGGGGTCCGCGGGACCCCCACGTCGGCTGTCGGGGGCCTGTCCGGCTTCTCGCACTTCCTCTGGCGCCCCCCTTCCCGGGTGGGCAGTCCCCAGTggagaggccaggggaggggcccCGGGCAGCCGCAGCTTAAGGTCAAGGTTCGAGGGAGCCCCGATTGTCAGTCGGCGGGGGCTCCAGCGGGCGGCGCCACCCCGCccgcccccaggccccgccctgcGACAGGGGAGATGTGAGAAGCCCCCGGCCCGCCCGCCGCCAGGGTGtctgaggggagggaaggagctaCCGTCTCGTcgaggggaggtgggtgggggtcGACCCGTCCCTGAAAACACTGtgagggccggggaggggggcggcgAGGTCCCGCCGGCTCGGGTAGACGCCGCGCCCTCCTCTCCTGAGTCACGCGGGCGGCGGGGAGCAGCCTTCACAGTACCCGGCGCATCCCGGGGCCGGGGCAGCGGGAGGGCCCCACCCAGCCACAGGCCCTCCGCTCTCCTCCCCGGGCGCCTGCTCTGCATTTAACAccattggaaggaaaaaaaaaaggagaggggggaaacaggaaaaaaacccaacagcaAAAACCTTATATAAAAAGACCCCCGAGCTGAGCTTAGCGCCTCGGAATCCAGCCGGGGGAGGGCAGCCCGCTGGTCACCCGCGGGCaatagcttaaaaaaatctttagacttgacggggggaggggcggcctatgtacagagggaaggagggggtcaCGCGTGGTCTCCCACCAGGACCACGGGGGCCGCGGACAGGCTGGCTCGCTGCCGCCGCTGGGCCAACTTGGACTGGGAGGGCGGGGACAGCTGCAAGCAGCGTGAGGTAGCTCGGATGACCACGGGCTGGTCCTGCCCCGCCTCCTCGGCCGCGTCCTCCTCGCGCTGGGCCAGCTGCCGGTTCATGGCAATGGCCTCGGCCGCGAACGACGTGAGGTCTTTGGCGCAGCTGTTCCTGGGGACAGGGCGGGGGTCACCAAGGAGGGGGAGGTAGCCGCCGGCCCGTCCCCCCTGCTTCCCTCGGGACTCCCGGGGTCTGTGCagtgccctgggggaggggccgcAGGCCCCAGGAGGCCCCAGACTCCGCAGGGGGCGGGAGGGGCCAGCGTACTGGAATTCGCGGTGGGGTCACAAACTCATCACCCCACCCGGTACAAGGACACCCAAGCGCTTGGACGGCTTTCCCCGCCAAGACTGAAAGAGGATCGTGTAGTCTTCTTTAAACATCTTAACATTTAGCGCCCCCTCCTGGACCCGGGGCTCCCCGCTCGGAGCCCGAGATCCCACACGGGCCTCACCTCTGCAGGACCATGGGTGTGGGCAGGGTGTTCTCCGGGGCGCACTGCAAGGAGACAggagaggtgaggctggagagcaGAGCCCGCCCGCCTCGGGGCGCCCAGCTGGCTGCGACAGTACCAGGAGTTAAGGCGGTGCACCTGCCCGGGAACCGagccaggctggggggaggggcgcggCCCGAGCCGGGTGAGCATGGTGGACGTTGCCAGACTGcgtggtgggcggggcctgccTCTCACCAAAGCTGCCCCTTCCAGATGGTTCCCAGCTCCCAGCAGGGGTTGGGAGCCCCCTCCACCAGCCCATCCGCCTTGACAGTGGGGCCCCAGGCTTTGCTCCCCACAGTGCCAACTTGTATTTTTGTTAAGCTCCCTGCCCTGGTGGCCTAGGCATCTGGCCCGCCAGGACAACAActggcagaagaaacagcaagcTCTTCTCAGCTTGGTGGGGACAGAGCCTTGGACGGGGGGTGGCAGCCCCCCCCCACCTGCCACCTGGCTGACCTCAGCTTGACACTCTGTTCCAGGTGAGAAGCCCCTGTGCCTTCAGGACACAGGGCCTGGTGACTCGCTGAGAAGCAGCTGCTGCAGTCCCAACCCAACCTGGCCAGCAGGCAGCGGGGGTCTCCCTGCTGCACCCTTGCCCGCTCTGGGGGGTCTCGATGCTGAGCCGCCTAGGGCTGTCGTACCCTTGCTCTGAGTCACCCCAGCCCACTGGCAGAGGCTGGATGGAGGCCAGCGgccccccaggcctccctggggCTCCCACTCACCCCTTGCACCCAGGGGTGCTGCAGGACTTGGGCAGCACTCAGCCTCTGCTTGGCGTCACGGACGAGGAGCTTGGAGATGAGGTCTTTGGCAGCAAAGGAGATATGGGCCCAGTCCTTCTCCGGAAACTCGTACTTGCCCTCCTGGATGCTCTCAAACAGCATGTTCTGGAGGGAACATGGAAAGTGGGGTGAGCTGCAGCCAGCAAGGGCTGAGGCCACGTCGCAGACGCCTGAAGGGGCAAGCCTGGACCCGGAGAAGCACCGCTGAGTGACAAGTTCTGTCAGGGCCCCCAGCCTCCAGCTGCATGTGACCTGGGCCCAGGGTTAGGATCGAGGAAAGTGCCCTGAGCTCAGCTGGCAAGGCCGGGGGCTCTGGCAGGCCGAGGAGGGCAGGGACCCACCCATCTGGGGGTGGCTGGGAGGCTGGGCCACAGAGTGGCCTCGGGGAGGCACTTGGTGGGCTCTGCTCAAGTGGGGCCCGATTTACTGAAGGGTGGCTCTGGGCGGCCAGGCTCTGGGGGGATCAGGCCATGAAGCCTGAGCCTCACATGGTGGGTAGAAGGCTGGAACCTGGCCACCCCAAACCATAGGCCTCACCCCACCTCAACTTCCTGACCCCTGACTGCTTTCTCCCGTTGGGCTGGGGAACCCAACGAACCGCTGGAAACCCAGAAAGGTCAGGCGGGCAGTGGCCTGTGGATGTGGTCAGTGGTTGGAGGCCAAACCGTAAAGGGTGCTCGGGGTGGGGGTCACAGGCCAGGTCCCCCAGGATGGGGGGTAGGTGTGTGCATAGACCAGGCCTTGGGGTGCACTGGGCAGGCAGGGGCgagggtgcgtgtgtgtgtgtgtgtatgccgaGGCAGGCCAGACGGGGTGCTCGGGGGAGGGGAGCACGGCAGGACCCCACTCGCACCTGGCAGGCTGGGCAGGCCTCGCCGCGGTCCCAGCCGCAGTCGCTGCCGCAGTGGCCCACGAAGGGCGGGTAGCCGCTGAGCAGGATGTAGAGGATGACGCCCAGGCTCCAGAGGTCGCAGCGCTTGTCATAGATGCTTGCCTCCTCGCTGAAGGCCTCCACCACCTCCGGGGCCATGTACTCGGCGGAGCCGCACTGCGGGCGGGCGCGGGAGCGGGGGTTGTCAGGGCCCGCGGAGGGGTAAGGGGGGGCGCCCCGACAGGGACTTCCCGGAGCCCGCAGCCAGACAGCCCTGCCCGACCAATCACAGGTTGCTGAGGGAGCCAGTCCCGCCTTCGCCCTACCGGCCAATCAGAGGCTGCTGAGGGACTcggccccgcccccaacccccgcccAACCAACAGGTGCGGAAGCCCGCCCAGCCTCACCGCGCCCGACCGCGGCCCCGCCCAGCCGCTCTGCCCGGCCAATCAGCGGCTGTTGCTAAGCGGAAGCCCGAGTTCCCAGGACCGAGCCGCCAAGCAGGCTCCGCACCTCGAGGTTATGCAACTGCAGCCTGGGACCAGATTCGGGGCCATTCCCGCCCTTTCCGCCCCCGCCAGCTACCCCTCCCCCCGCACCCCACTCGGGGCGACCTGACCCCGCAGGCCCTCACCGGGGTGAGCAGCTCcggggtggagatgggggagcAGTCACCGTTGAGTTTGATGCCACTGCCCAGGTCAAAGTCACAGATCTTCACGGGGGACACCTGGGCGGGGTTAGAGGGGGCTGTGAGGGTGGGGTCCCGACCCTGGGGGCCCTGGCCCGCAGGGAAGGCCACCCCCCGGTGCCCCTCACCTGGTTGGGGTGCTCACAGAGGATGTTTTCCGGCTTTAGGTCCCTGTGGGCGATGCCTGCAGGGAGAACCAAGAACCACGAGGGCGGGTCAGGGGTCTGTGGGTGGGTGGACACGTCTTCCAGGAGTCCTGGGCAGGTGGACTGGGCACAAGGCTAGACACCCAGGGACCCCTGGGGCAGGCAGTGTGGCCACCCACCTTTGTTGTGCAGAAAGTCCAGGGCGCTGGCCACATCCTGCACCACCACGCTGGCCTCCAGTTCGTTAAAGTGCCGCCGCTTGTGTATGTGGCTCAGGATGGAGCCTGGGCCAGGCCATGGAGCAGAACACACAGGGGTCACCTCCACTGCCCAACGGCCagcacccaccccaccctggcagggaagcccccactccaGCCTCCTCGGGTCCAGCGTCCTCCAACCTGAGCTGTTGTGTGGACCCCACAAGGCCCCTCTGATGTGCAGTCCCCCCTGAAAGGTTCTCCCTGGTGGCCCTAAGCCCCCGGCCCGTTAGGATCAGATGGAAAAGCCTGCCAGGCCCCACGTACCGCCCCGCATCTTCTCAAACACCAGGTAGAAACGGTCGTCTTCCTCAAAGAACTCAATCAGCTCTAGAACGTtcctggggtgagggcagggaggcGGGGGAGGAGTGAGGCTTCCTCAGACCTGTGGGCAGCCACAGCCCGGCCCAGCAGGGGCCCGCCTTCTCCACCCCACCTACCCACAGGAAGGCTGCACCTGGGGCCACAGGCCTGCTTCCGCCTTGCCCACCTCGGACTGTCAGCCTGCCTGCCGCTGGGCCCACCCAcaatgcccagcacagggcctggcacacagtgggtgctcactAAGTGCTTGCTGGGGGTGATGAGGCACTCGGGCCCATTCAGCCACTGAAAGATGGCTCGGGGCCCAGTGTTGTGGTGAGGGTAGGTCACATTACCTGTGTCCCTGGCACTGATACAACATCTCCACCTCCCGGAAAACCCTACTCCGAATGTGGCCCGGCTGCTTCTCAATGATCTGAAACGTCAACCGGgggaggacacacacacagacaccaacTGGGTCAGCCAGACCCCCTACAGCCCGAGacccgccccccctcccctgccagaaACTTCCCCTGTGTCACGCCTGAAGCTCGTCAGAGCTTAGATTTTGAAGTTCTGGAAAACAGAGCTATCCTATGGGGGCCCAGAATTTACTGGAAGTCAAAACTGTGGTGTCAGAATAAACTGGGGGCAATGTGTTTCCCCAGAGGCATCACAGGAGGGGCAAGCGGAACAGGAGCCGGTAGCTCTCCGCCCCTGACTGCCACAAGCCTGGGGTGTATTTGGGGCCTGGAGGCCCTGAAAGATACTCCTTCAGGGCAGCAGATTCCTTAGCCTAGCGGCCTCCTCTCCCTGACCAGGAGACTGGGGGCCACTGTGCCGGCTCATACACCACCCAGGGGAtgggaggagcctgggggcaCCGGGCTGCCAGCCAAGACACCCCCCCTGGGCACCAGTCTGGACAGATGCCCCGGCCCCATAAGCCCAAGTCTGTTTCAGGCCAGGTCAGTGGGCACAGCCTCCCAGGACCCCAGAGCCTCAGGAAACCAGCCCACGCCTCTGCACCCACCCCGCTCTGGCACCCAGGAGCTCTAAGGACGGGAGGGTTCTGGGCCCACCCCCTGGGGTGAGCCGCTTCGCTCCCAGAGAGGGGAGGTCAAAAAGCACGTgccaaaaaaaaaggtgtgtgcCAGCTCTCTCCCAGCAAAGCCAGGCCGCACACACCTACTGGGAGCCTCTTTCCAGGTTGGACCTAGGGCCCCCTCTCACTGGGTGGGCGGGCGGCCTGGGTCACTACTGTGCCCGGGGCTCCCGGCCCACcagcagcctgggggaggggacgtGGTGTGCTCCACTGGCCAGGCTCCAGCAGCAGGCGGGCACGCACATCCACTGGTCACGGGGGCTCGGCCACTACCCTAAGCCCTGTCCCACCTGTCTAGTGACAGATACACCTGCCCCACAGAGGAGCAGAACCACCAGATTCCAGGGCTCCTTGAGATAATGCCAGCAGCCGTGCCCTCCTGGAGTTACCTGAACTTCCTTCCATCCCTTGGGAATGTGGCTAGGGCCCCCAACTCCATGGAGGAGACAGCGGTCCCTCTCAGGAGGGGACGGCCTTCTGAGGGGTCACACACAGTACAACTAACCCAaccctctgagccttggtttccctgtCCGTCAGAGTGACAGAAGCCAGGCTGCCCAGGAGGGGTCTTAGGAAGGAGGACACTGACCGTGCAGAATGTGCTTGATGCCAGGTGTGCAGTCCTATGGCACCATCACCCACCCAACCTGGGCGCTCCCAGGGGGCGGGGACCACAGCCACCCTGGTCACCACGCTTCCACCAGGGCCTGAGGCTTCCGGCCAGCCCGCCTGCCACTGTGCACCTGGCCCTGCTTCCTGGGCAGCCAGCCTCCTGTTACCCCACCCAGCCCAGATGCAGGGTCACGAGGGAAGCCTGGAAGGCTTCTTGGAACGCAGGGTCTGACACCCAGCCAGGCAACACAGGCTGCGCGGGCGCACCCTGGGTCAGAGGCGGCCCAGGGCTTGCAGAAGGCTCTTGCGGGCCTGCCCTGGTCTCCCCTAATGCCCAGCTCCCCCGGGGCCCCGAGTGGGCATTGCCTTTCAATGTTTGTAACCAGTACAGGGAAGCATTCGTCATCCCTGGGGACAGGGGCCTGGCCCGAGTGACCCAGCAGGTGAGCATCAGCTCTGACTGAAGCCCCCAGTTCTCAGCGGTCCCTCTGGCACCAGGTCCTTGGCCACCTGTGCAGCGGGGCCACCCCTTGTCACTTCCCACCCGGACTTAGGGGCTCAGCCCAGGCTGACCTGGATTCCCAGGTGTGGCCTGAGTCACCGGCCTTGAGGCCATTTTTAGACACTGGTTTTCCCCCGCTGCCAGTCCGGCAGCTCAAATGCCAGCTCCCCTCCTTTTGCCACCCCTGGCGGGTGCCAGATCCCAGGCATGGCTGGGGAGGGGCGAGGGGGGCCGCCCAGGTGCTGGGGCCTGTCTCACCTTGACGGCATACTCCTGGTTAGTGATGAGGTTGACGCAGGTCTGCACGCGGGCATGGGCACCCTCCCCAAGCACGTCCTCCTGCAGCTGGTAGACGTCTGCGGAGCAGGGGGCTGGTGAGAGCCACCCTGGGCCAGCCCATCTCCCCGACACCGCTGCCCCCGCTGGCCCCACTCACCTTCGAACCTGCCCGAAAAGCTGTCGGTGGCCCGGcacctcttcttcttcttgaccCTTTT contains:
- the MKNK2 gene encoding MAP kinase-interacting serine/threonine-protein kinase 2 isoform X2, whose protein sequence is MVQKKTAELQGFHRSFKGQNPFELAFSLDQAHHGEPDFGLECPARPDMPASQPIDIPDAKKRVKKKKRCRATDSFSGRFEDVYQLQEDVLGEGAHARVQTCVNLITNQEYAVKIIEKQPGHIRSRVFREVEMLYQCQGHRNVLELIEFFEEDDRFYLVFEKMRGGSILSHIHKRRHFNELEASVVVQDVASALDFLHNKGIAHRDLKPENILCEHPNQVSPVKICDFDLGSGIKLNGDCSPISTPELLTPCGSAEYMAPEVVEAFSEEASIYDKRCDLWSLGVILYILLSGYPPFVGHCGSDCGWDRGEACPACQNMLFESIQEGKYEFPEKDWAHISFAAKDLISKLLVRDAKQRLSAAQVLQHPWVQGCAPENTLPTPMVLQSCAKDLTSFAAEAIAMNRQLAQREEDAAEEAGQDQPVVIRATSRCLQLSPPSQSKLAQRRQRASLSAAPVVLVGDHA
- the MKNK2 gene encoding MAP kinase-interacting serine/threonine-protein kinase 2 isoform X3 — protein: MVQKKTAELQGFHRSFKGQNPFELAFSLDQAHHGEPDFGLECPARPDMPASQPIDIPDAKKRVKKKKRCRATDSFSGRFEDVYQLQEDVLGEGAHARVQTCVNLITNQEYAVKIIEKQPGHIRSRVFREVEMLYQCQGHRNVLELIEFFEEDDRFYLVFEKMRGGIAHRDLKPENILCEHPNQVSPVKICDFDLGSGIKLNGDCSPISTPELLTPCGSAEYMAPEVVEAFSEEASIYDKRCDLWSLGVILYILLSGYPPFVGHCGSDCGWDRGEACPACQNMLFESIQEGKYEFPEKDWAHISFAAKDLISKLLVRDAKQRLSAAQVLQHPWVQGCAPENTLPTPMVLQRNSCAKDLTSFAAEAIAMNRQLAQREEDAAEEAGQDQPVVIRATSRCLQLSPPSQSKLAQRRQRASLSAAPVVLVGDHA
- the MKNK2 gene encoding MAP kinase-interacting serine/threonine-protein kinase 2 isoform X1 codes for the protein MVQKKTAELQGFHRSFKGQNPFELAFSLDQAHHGEPDFGLECPARPDMPASQPIDIPDAKKRVKKKKRCRATDSFSGRFEDVYQLQEDVLGEGAHARVQTCVNLITNQEYAVKIIEKQPGHIRSRVFREVEMLYQCQGHRNVLELIEFFEEDDRFYLVFEKMRGGSILSHIHKRRHFNELEASVVVQDVASALDFLHNKGIAHRDLKPENILCEHPNQVSPVKICDFDLGSGIKLNGDCSPISTPELLTPCGSAEYMAPEVVEAFSEEASIYDKRCDLWSLGVILYILLSGYPPFVGHCGSDCGWDRGEACPACQNMLFESIQEGKYEFPEKDWAHISFAAKDLISKLLVRDAKQRLSAAQVLQHPWVQGCAPENTLPTPMVLQRNSCAKDLTSFAAEAIAMNRQLAQREEDAAEEAGQDQPVVIRATSRCLQLSPPSQSKLAQRRQRASLSAAPVVLVGDHA
- the MKNK2 gene encoding MAP kinase-interacting serine/threonine-protein kinase 2 isoform X4 gives rise to the protein MPASQPIDIPDAKKRVKKKKRCRATDSFSGRFEDVYQLQEDVLGEGAHARVQTCVNLITNQEYAVKIIEKQPGHIRSRVFREVEMLYQCQGHRNVLELIEFFEEDDRFYLVFEKMRGGSILSHIHKRRHFNELEASVVVQDVASALDFLHNKGIAHRDLKPENILCEHPNQVSPVKICDFDLGSGIKLNGDCSPISTPELLTPCGSAEYMAPEVVEAFSEEASIYDKRCDLWSLGVILYILLSGYPPFVGHCGSDCGWDRGEACPACQNMLFESIQEGKYEFPEKDWAHISFAAKDLISKLLVRDAKQRLSAAQVLQHPWVQGCAPENTLPTPMVLQRNSCAKDLTSFAAEAIAMNRQLAQREEDAAEEAGQDQPVVIRATSRCLQLSPPSQSKLAQRRQRASLSAAPVVLVGDHA